One genomic region from Thunnus maccoyii chromosome 16, fThuMac1.1, whole genome shotgun sequence encodes:
- the wdr32 gene encoding DDB1- and CUL4-associated factor 10: MSSEHQSDSEDADESQDRPDNSGGASDKEEDPEDIDDSDEEDDIVRRVSPTPPGTSGPDRPARSASSPAPEEREPSSEPAAAPETGGGGGGGGGTDIIRGNSLFSWLQSRTIRRGVFVDPARDNFRTMTSLYCSMNPAAESVNLSTQTHGAVFNLEYSPDGSVLTVACEQTEVLLFDPISSRHIKTLTEAHEDCVNNIRFLDNRLFATCSDDTTIALWDLRKLNSKVCSLHGHASWVKNIEYDTNTRLLVTSGFDGNVITWDTNRFTEDGCPHKKFFHTRYLMRMRLTPDCSKMLISTSSGYLLILHDLDLTQSLEVGSYRMLRARRTPLSSDGGTSASRSAGTPRQGNDSSKLHPHREGLSPRNSLEVLTPEIPGERDRGNCITSLQLHPKGWATLIRCSSNMDDQEWTCVYEFQEGAPTRPLVSPRCSLRLTHYIEEANVGRGYIKELCFSPDGRLICSPYGYGVRLLAFDERCGELADCLPVQTSCLREIRSIYSHSDVVLTTKFSPTHCQLASGCLSGRVALYQPKF; this comes from the exons ATGAGCTCGGAGCACCAGAGCGACAGCGAGGACGCCGACGAGTCGCAGGACAGGCCCGACAACAGCGGCGGCGCCTCCGACAAAGAGGAAGACCCCGAGGACATCGACGATTCGGACGAGGAGGATGACATCGTTCGGAGGGTCTCTCCTACACCGCCGGGGACCAGCGGGCCGGACCGGCCGGCGCGCAGCGCCAGTTCCCCGGCGCCTGAGGAGCGAGAGCCCAGCAGCGAACCAGCCGCCGCGCCGGAGACAGGAGGgggcggcggcggtggcggtGGCACCGACATCATCAGGGGGAATAGTCTGTTTTCCTGGTTGCAGAGCAGGACTATTAGACGGGGGGTGTTTGTGGACCCGGCTAGGGATAACTTCAGGACAATGACCAGCTTGTACTGCTCAATGAATCCGGCTGCAGAGTCAGTCAACCTGAGCACTCAGACTCACGGAGCGGTGTTCAACCTGGAGTACTCCCCGGACGG GTCTGTGCTGACTGTGGCCTGCGAGCAGACCGAAGTCCTGCTGTTTGATCCTATTTCATCCAGACACATCAAAACCCTGACAGAGGCCCACGAGGACTGTGTCAACAACATAAG GTTTCTGGACAATCGTTTGTTTGCCACCTGCTCTGACGACACCACCATTGCATTATGGGATCTCAGAAAGCTGAATTCGAAGGTTTGCTCGTTGCACGGCCACGCCAGCTGGGTGAAGAACATCGAGTACGACACCAACACTCGTCTCCTCGTCACGTCTGGCTTCGACGGCAACGTCATCACATGGGACACTAAcag ATTTACAGAGGACGGCTGCCCGCACAAAAAGTTCTTCCACACTCGATACCTGATGAGGATGCGCCTGACGCCCGACTGTTCCAAGATGCTCATCTCTACTTCCTCAGGGTACCTGCTCATCCTCCACGACCTGGACCTCACCCAGTCCCTCGAGGTGGGCAGCTACCGCATGCTGCGAGCACGACGGACCCCCCTCAGCTCAG ATGGAGGCACATCAGCGTCCAGGTCGGCTGGAACTCCTCGCCAAGGAAACGACTCCAGCAAGCTCCACCCACATAGAGAAG GTCTTTCTCCCAGGAACAGCCTGGAGGTTCTGACTCCGGAGATCCCAGGAGAGCGGGACCGAGGGAACTGCATCACCTCCCTGCAGCTCCATCCGAAAGGCTGGGCCACGCTCATCCGCTGCTCCAGCAACATGGACGACCAGGAG tgGACGTGTGTGTACGAGTTCCAGGAAGGAGCGCCCACCCGCCCGCTGGTCTCCCCCCGCTGCTCGCTCCGCCTGACCCACTACATCGAGGAGGCCAACGTGGGGAGGGGCTACATCAAGGAGTTGTGTTTCAGCCCGGACGGACGGCTCATCTGCTCCCCGTACGGCTACGGCGTCCGCCTGCTGGCCTTCGACGAGCGCTGCGGCGAGCTCGCCGACTGCCTGCCCGTCCAGACCAGCTGCCTCAGGGAGATCCGCTCCATCTACTCGCACAGCGACGTCGTGCTCACCACCAAGTTCTCCCCGACGCACTGCCAGCTGGCCTCGGGCTGCCTCAGCGGACGAGTAGCTCTTTACCAGCCTAAGTTTTAG
- the hhipl2 gene encoding HHIP-like protein 2, translating to MTRKRDAALHPSGAGAAFLRVAAGPGPSTKTPSFPEFILIISVMLLVPVQLVSAHPQCLDFEPPFKPLWHLEFCTQYEQFGCCDQKTDNQIAERYWDIMDHLEAAGYELCEDMLKEVMCQECSPYAAHLFDAEDPYTPVREIPGLCSGFCSEFHGKCRHVVKYLTENQLLQDTCERDMYTFCSMIDLSDQDYCYPNVLKSTDLSSNLGRVVEDPKGCLQLCLTEVANHLRNPVLMLHSSDDTHRMFIAEQMGFVWVYLPDGSRLEQPFLDMTGEVLNTPWLGDERGFLGMAFHPKYQDNGRFFIYYSIQIYSEPEKVRVSEMKVSAHDMNMADPYSERVILEIEEPAANHNGGQVLFGLDGYLYIFTGDGGKAGDPFGKYGNAQNKSALLGKVLRIDVDGSDSSGRQYRIPPDNPFIGDPDARPEVFAYGVRNMWRCSVDRGDPVSRYGRGRIFCGDVGQNRYEEIDIIVKGGNYGWRAKEGFECYDLKLCHNSSLNDILPIFAYSHHVGKSVTGGYVYRGCESPNLNGLYIFGDFMSGRIMALEEDKTTGNWKERSVCMGETKTCSFPGLINHHHKFIISFAEDEAGELYFLATTYPSAGSPFGTVFKFMDPSRRAPPGKCKQKPLPVKVKGKKVPFVPKELTVLDTKEKPTRPPPRKFKLTTKPPVTSSEIKPTTAVGATMMSTALTLKWKSADKKVRKKKKLRPQKKKKVLKKQVADGLMKNNTLGQKSKEGEERKGRKRKKITAIKPVRDKVTLNCNHTDTADLQCNTLEAPNNLKDNTVTTKKKIHRRKVSLKRIKHEKNSVKSKKPANENHTFMNKTETNLKKRSSTTRNQTQVTSNPGGTTEAL from the exons ATGACAAGAAAGCGGGATGCTGCGCTCCATCCAAGCGGAGCCGGTGCCGCGTTTTTACGCGTGGCTGCAGGACCGGGCCCATCCACAAAGACCCCGAGCTTTCCCGAGTTCATCCTGATTATATCAGTGATGCTGCTCGTCCCGGTTCAGCTAGTATCAGCTCATCCTCAGTGCCTGGACTTCGAGCCACCTTTTAAACCTCTGTGGCACCTGGAGTTTTGCACGCAGTATGAGCAGTTTGGCTGTTGCGACCAGAAAACGGACAATCAGATTGCAGAGAGATACTGGGACATTATGGACCATTTGGAAGCGGCGGGTTATGAGCTTTGTGAAGACATGTTGAAGGAAGTCATGTGCCAG GAGTGCTCTCCGTATGCCGCCCACCTCTTTGATGCTGAGGATCCGTACACACCTGTCAGAGAGATACCTGGCCTTTGCTCTGGCTTCTGCTCCGAGTTTCATGGCAAATGTCGCCATGTGGTTAAATATTTAACTGAGAACCAGCTGCTGCAGGACACCTGTGAGCGGGACATGTATACATTCTGCAGCATGATCGACCTGTCCGACCAGGACTACTGCTACCCCAATGTTCTGAAGAGCACTGACCTCTCCAGCAACCTGGGGCGGGTGGTGGAGGACCCCAAAGGGTGTCTCCAGCTGTGCCTGACTGAAGTGGCCAACCATCTCAGGAACCCTGTGTTGATGCTGCACAGCAGCGATGACACACACAGGATGTTCATCGCAGAGCAGATGGGCTTTGTGTGGGTTTACCTGCCTGATGGCAGCCGGCTGGAGCAGCCCTTCCTGGACATGACCGGGGAGGTGCTCAACACACCTTGGCTGGGGGATGAGAGGGGCTTCCTGGGCATGGCCTTCCACCCAAAGTACCAGGACAATGGACGCTTCTTCATCTACTACTCCATCCAGATCTATAGTGAGCCAGAGAAGGTCAGAGTCAGTGAGATGAAGGTGTCTGCCCACGACATGAACATGGCTGATCCTTACTCAGAGAG GGTCATTTTAGAGATTGAGGAGCCTGCTGCGAACCACAACGGAGGCCAGGTGCTGTTTGGTCTGGATGGATATTTGTACATCTTCACTGGAGATGGAGGGAAAGCAGGGGATCCGTTTGGGAAGTACGGCAATGCACAAAACAA GAGTGCTCTCTTGGGGAAAGTCCTCCGCATCGATGTGGATGGAAGTGACTCTAGTGGGAGGCAGTACAGGATCCCCCCTGATAATCCATTCATTGGGGACCCAGACGCCCGACCAGAAGTGTTTGCGTACGGCGTCAGAAACATGTGGCGATGCTCTGTGGATCGCGGAGACCCGGTCAGTCGCTACGGCAGAGGCCGGATATTCTGTGGAGATGTTGGTCAAAACCGCTACGAGGAGATTGACATCATTGTGAAGGGAGGAAACTACGGATGGAGAGCCAAAGAGGGATTTGAGTGCTATGATTTGAAACTGTGCCACAACTCATCCTTGA ATGACATCCTCCCTATATTTGCATACAGCCACCATGTTGGGAAGTCTGTAACAGGGGGATATGTGTACAGAGGATGTGAATCACCCAATCTGAACGGCCTGTACATTTTTGGCGACTTTATGAGTGG GCGAATTATGGCTTTAGAGGAGGATAAGACAACAGGAAACTGGaaagagaggagtgtgtgtatggGAGAAACAAAGACGTGCTCTTTTCCCGGACTCATCAATCATCACCACAAGTTTATCATCTCATTCGCTGAAGACGAAGCAG gggaaCTGTACTTTCTGGCCACTACGTACCCGAGTGCTGGGTCACCTTTTGGAACAGTTTTCAAATTCATGGACCCATCCAG GAGAGCTCCTCCGGGGAAATGTAAGCAGAAGCCGCTACCGGTCAAAGTGAAGGGGAAGAAGGTTCCTTTTGTGCCAAAGGAAT TGACTGTGCTGGACACAAAAGAAAAACCTACGAGACCGCCGCCAAGAAAATTCAAACTGACCACCAAACCACCTGTGACGAGCAGTGAGATCAAACCGACGACTGCAGTCGGCGCGACGATGATGAGCACCGCTTTGACACTGAAATGGAAATCAGCTGATAAGAaagtgaggaagaaaaagaagttaagacctcagaagaaaaaaaaagtgctgaaaaaGCAGGTGGCTGATGGTCTAATGAAGAACAATACTTTAGGACAGAAATCgaaggaaggagaagaaagaaaaggaagaaaaagaaagaagatcACTGCGATAAAACCTGTCAGGGACAAAGTAACACTAAACTGCAATCACACGGACACAGCTGATTTACAATGTAACACTTTAGAAGCTCCAAACAACCTGAAAGACAACACAGTCaccacaaagaaaaagattCATCGGAGGAAAGTGTCACTGAAACGGATCAAACATGAGAAGAACAGCGTAAAGTCGAAAAAACCTGCGAATGAAAATCATACTTTCATGAATAAAACCGAGACAAACTTGAAGAAAAGAAGCAGCACAACGAGAAACCAAACTCAGGTAACAAGCAACCCAGGAGGCACTACCGAAGCACtttga
- the marc1 gene encoding mitochondrial amidoxime-reducing component 1 isoform X2, with translation MDLRELAVNTLAQNKKAALLIGGAGVAVLGLGLGYKYLRKPEKVVRVGVVSQILIHPLKSGKAVSVALAECQKIGLKFGELQDRHWLVVTDDGHMVTGRQEPRLVLVSLTCEGVQVCLNGPNMEELRFPVKQPDNPVIDCRVFGADIQGRDCGDEASRWLTRYLGAEKTFRLVHFEHQMKPRRPTEIEPLFPQYEVAYPDVGPVMLLSEASVKNLSSKLEKDVTVERFRPNIVISDCEAFDEDSWEELQIGSVRLQRVMSCGRCIFTTVDPETGIINRKEPLETLKSYRLCKPSEKHIYKSSPLFGQLHTVKKTGILQVGDVVYKISR, from the exons ATGGACCTGAGGGAGCTGGCTGTGAACACGTTGGCCCAGAATAAGAAAGCCGCTCTTCTGATCGGCGGAGCTGGCGTTGCTGTTCTGGGACTCGGTCTTGGATATAAATACTTGCGAAAGCCAGAAAAAGTTGTTCGTGTAGGCGTAGTGTCGCAGATCCTCATTCACCCTCTGAAGTCTGGCAAAGCGGTGTCTGTGGCTCTCGCAGAATGCCAGAAAATCGGTTTGAAGTTTGGAGAGCTGCAGGATCG ACACTGGCTGGTGGTCACAGACGACGGTCACATGGTGACAGGCAGACAGGAGCCTCGTCTGGTGTTGGTGTCTCTGACCTGCGAGGGAGTTCAAGTTTGTCTGAACGGCCCCAACATGGAAGAGCTGCGGTTTCCTGTCAAACAGCCCGACAACCCCGTCATCGACTGCAG AGTGTTTGGCGCTGACATTCAGGGCCGGGACTGCGGTGACGAGGCGTCTCGCTGGCTCACTCGTTATCTGGGGGCAGAGAAGACGTTTCGCTTGGTGCACTTTGAGCACCAGATGAAGCCCAGGAGGCCGACGGAGATCGAGCCTCTTTTCCCACAATATGAG GTGGCCTACCCAGATGTCGGACCTGTGATGCTGCTGTCCGAGGCTTCTGTCAAGAATCTCAGCAGCAAGTTAGAGAAAGATGTTACAGTGGAGCGTTTCCGCCCAAACATTGTCATAAGTGACTGTGAAGCTTTTGATGAG GATTCATGGGAAGAGCTCCAGATTGGCAGCGTGAGACTGCAGCGTGTAATGTCGTGTGGAAG ATGCATTTTCACCACAGTTGACCCTGAAACTGGCATAATCAACAGAAAAGAGCCtctggaaacactgaaaag CTATCGGCTCTGCAAACCGTCTGAGAAGCACATCTACAAGTCGTCTCCGTTGTTTGGGCAGCTGCACACCGTGAAGAAGACGGGGATCCTGCAGGTCGGTGATGTGGTGTACAAGATCAGCCGTTGA
- the marc1 gene encoding mitochondrial amidoxime-reducing component 1 isoform X1: MDLRELAVNTLAQNKKAALLIGGAGVAVLGLGLGYKYLRKPEKVVRVGVVSQILIHPLKSGKAVSVALAECQKIGLKFGELQDRHWLVVTDDGHMVTGRQEPRLVLVSLTCEGVQVCLNGPNMEELRFPVKQPDNPVIDCRVFGADIQGRDCGDEASRWLTRYLGAEKTFRLVHFEHQMKPRRPTEIEPLFPQYEQVAYPDVGPVMLLSEASVKNLSSKLEKDVTVERFRPNIVISDCEAFDEDSWEELQIGSVRLQRVMSCGRCIFTTVDPETGIINRKEPLETLKSYRLCKPSEKHIYKSSPLFGQLHTVKKTGILQVGDVVYKISR, encoded by the exons ATGGACCTGAGGGAGCTGGCTGTGAACACGTTGGCCCAGAATAAGAAAGCCGCTCTTCTGATCGGCGGAGCTGGCGTTGCTGTTCTGGGACTCGGTCTTGGATATAAATACTTGCGAAAGCCAGAAAAAGTTGTTCGTGTAGGCGTAGTGTCGCAGATCCTCATTCACCCTCTGAAGTCTGGCAAAGCGGTGTCTGTGGCTCTCGCAGAATGCCAGAAAATCGGTTTGAAGTTTGGAGAGCTGCAGGATCG ACACTGGCTGGTGGTCACAGACGACGGTCACATGGTGACAGGCAGACAGGAGCCTCGTCTGGTGTTGGTGTCTCTGACCTGCGAGGGAGTTCAAGTTTGTCTGAACGGCCCCAACATGGAAGAGCTGCGGTTTCCTGTCAAACAGCCCGACAACCCCGTCATCGACTGCAG AGTGTTTGGCGCTGACATTCAGGGCCGGGACTGCGGTGACGAGGCGTCTCGCTGGCTCACTCGTTATCTGGGGGCAGAGAAGACGTTTCGCTTGGTGCACTTTGAGCACCAGATGAAGCCCAGGAGGCCGACGGAGATCGAGCCTCTTTTCCCACAATATGAG CAGGTGGCCTACCCAGATGTCGGACCTGTGATGCTGCTGTCCGAGGCTTCTGTCAAGAATCTCAGCAGCAAGTTAGAGAAAGATGTTACAGTGGAGCGTTTCCGCCCAAACATTGTCATAAGTGACTGTGAAGCTTTTGATGAG GATTCATGGGAAGAGCTCCAGATTGGCAGCGTGAGACTGCAGCGTGTAATGTCGTGTGGAAG ATGCATTTTCACCACAGTTGACCCTGAAACTGGCATAATCAACAGAAAAGAGCCtctggaaacactgaaaag CTATCGGCTCTGCAAACCGTCTGAGAAGCACATCTACAAGTCGTCTCCGTTGTTTGGGCAGCTGCACACCGTGAAGAAGACGGGGATCCTGCAGGTCGGTGATGTGGTGTACAAGATCAGCCGTTGA